One region of Miscanthus floridulus cultivar M001 chromosome 19, ASM1932011v1, whole genome shotgun sequence genomic DNA includes:
- the LOC136525745 gene encoding uncharacterized protein, producing MVRLLVIYKTGRLLNIYFFINWLGDGGGITGGRLGDGGDLSTASAELGDRGGTGGRLGDGDGVGWVTAAARLGGGLSSIVSIGQQSNDTVAEPSDLAWKHCTMPDVNKKNSLKCNYCDKTYHGGITRIKYHLGKVPKCGVAKCTKVPSDVEEEMIKLLSKKLDNKQRKNMEKEEDRAKVDLSHSEGEEHSDADGSNSVIVLKKVTCKGASSGGLMDKFCKLTPEEIVAARKGKSVVSDKVQFKLSTEKKEEKRDRACILHNTVTLPSFDLMLEAIGDFGRNLRGPTPYEMSGKFLQKRKRKVQESLKSHQESWELNGCTIMTDAWIDKRGRGVMNLVVHSAYGVCFLDSVDCSVVKKDGRYIFELVDRCIEEIGVQNVVQVVTDNAKPNAAAASLLKAKHPSIFWNGCAAHTIDLMLEDIGKMPRVAATISKAKCLTVFLYAHTRVLSLMRKFLSRDLVRCGVTRVATTYLNLNSLLENKKQLQRLFREDELNELGYLNSVKGKKETRL from the exons TGGCTGGGTGACGGCGGCGGCATCACAGGCGGGAGGCTGGGCGACGGCGGCGACTTGTCGACGGCGTCGGCTGAGCTGGGCGACCGCGGCGGCACGGGCGGGAGGttgggcgacggcgacggcgtcgGCTGGGTGACCGCGGCGGCCAGGCTAGGGGGAG GCTTATCTAGCATTGTGTCCATAGGCCAGCAATCAAATGATACTGTTGCTGAACCATCTGACCTAGCTTGGAAGCACTGCACAATGCCAGATGTGAACAAGAAAAATTCTCTCAAGTGCAACTACTGTGACAAAACTTATCATGGTGGAATAACTAGAATCAAATACCACCTTGGTAAAGTTCCTAAATGTGGTGTTGCAAAGTGTACTAAAGTTCCATCTGATGTGGAAGAAGAAATGATTAAGTTGCTGTCAAAGAAGTTGGATAACAAGCAAAGGAAGAATATGGAGAAAGAAGAGGATAGAGCTAAAGTCGATTTGAGCCATTCTGAAGGAGAGGAACACAGTGATGCAGATGGCAGCAATTCAGTTATTGTGTTGAAGAAGGTGACATGCAAAGGTGCTTCTTCAGGTGGTCTGATGGATAAGTTCTGTAAACTGACACCAGAAGAAATAGTGGCTGCAAGGAAGGGCAAATCTGTTGTTTCTGATAAGGTTCAATTCAAGCTATCAACTGAAAAAAAGGAAGAGAAAAGGGACAGAGCAT GTATCCTACACAACACTGTTACACTTCCTAGCTTTGATCTTATGCTTGAGGCTATTGGAGACTTTGGCAGGAACTTGAGAGGGCCAACTCCATATGAGATGAGTGGGAAATTCTTACAAAAAAGGAAGAGGAAAGTGCAGGAGTCATTGAAGTCTCACCAAGAGTCTTGGGAGCTAAATGGATGCACAATTATGACAGATGCTTGGATAGACAAGAGAGGTAGAGGTGTGATGAATTTGGTAGTTCATAGTGCATATGGTGTTTGTTTTCTTGATTCAGTGGATTGCTCAGTTGTGAAGAAAGATGGCAGATACATTTTTGAACTGGTTGATAGATGTATTGAGGAAATAGGGGTGCAAAATGTAGTTCAAGTTGTGACTGACAATGCAAAACCCAATGCGGCAGCAGCAAGTTTATTGAAGGCAAAGCACCCCTCTATTTTCTGGAATGGTTGTGCTGCCCATACCATTGATCTAATGCTAGAAGATATAGGAAAGATGCCAAGAGTTGCAGCAACAATTAGCAAAGCAAAGTGCTTGACTGTTTTTCTGTATGCCCATACTAGAGTTTTGAGCCTGATGAGGAAGTTTCTTTCTAGAGATTTGGTGAGGTGTGGTGTTACAAGGGTTGCTACAACTTATCTCAACTTGAATAGCTTGCTAGAAAACAAGAAGCAATTGCAGAGGCTTTTTAGGGAAGATGAGCTCAATGAACTAGGCTACCTAAATAGTGTCAAAGGGAAGAAAGAAACAAGATTGTGA